The following coding sequences are from one Streptomyces sp. NBC_00536 window:
- a CDS encoding SigE family RNA polymerase sigma factor has translation MAEALLDFVVPPVRPGILPVRRRPAGSGPGGGFPVIVPLPAGTPGAGTSAVPAPKARGARVPAPRDGSDGAESAAAAASQTATPEAVGTTVDHLTATYQAHYRSLLGLAALLLDDTASCEDVVQEAFIRVHSARSRVREPEKTLAYLRQTVVNLSRSALRRRIIGLKLLSKPMPDMASAEEGAYEQLERDDLIRSMRGLQRRQREVLVLRYFADMTEAQVAETLGISLGSVKAYGSRGIAALRVAMEAAQS, from the coding sequence GTGGCAGAGGCATTGCTCGACTTCGTGGTTCCACCGGTGCGCCCCGGGATCCTTCCGGTACGGCGCCGCCCTGCGGGCTCCGGCCCCGGCGGCGGCTTCCCGGTGATCGTGCCCCTTCCGGCGGGAACGCCGGGCGCCGGCACGTCGGCCGTGCCCGCCCCCAAGGCCAGGGGGGCACGCGTGCCCGCCCCGCGTGACGGCTCCGACGGTGCCGAGAGCGCCGCGGCGGCGGCGTCCCAGACAGCGACACCCGAGGCCGTCGGCACCACAGTCGACCACCTCACCGCGACCTACCAGGCGCACTACCGCTCCCTGCTGGGCCTGGCCGCGCTGCTCCTCGACGACACCGCCTCCTGCGAGGACGTGGTCCAGGAGGCGTTCATCCGGGTCCACTCCGCGCGCAGCCGGGTCCGCGAGCCCGAGAAGACCCTGGCGTACCTGCGCCAGACCGTCGTGAACCTCTCGCGCTCCGCGCTGCGCCGCCGCATCATCGGCCTCAAGCTGCTGTCGAAGCCGATGCCCGACATGGCGAGCGCCGAAGAGGGCGCCTACGAGCAGCTGGAGCGGGACGACCTGATCAGATCGATGCGCGGACTGCAGCGCCGCCAGCGCGAGGTGCTGGTGCTGCGTTATTTCGCGGACATGACGGAGGCCCAGGTCGCCGAGACGCTCGGGATATCCCTGGGCTCGGTGAAGGCGTACGGATCGCGGGGCATTGCCGCGCTGCGGGTGGCGATGGAGGCTGCGCAGTCATGA
- a CDS encoding aspartate-semialdehyde dehydrogenase, whose amino-acid sequence MTADRSSAPALAVVGATGAVASVLLRMLSQRADVWGGIRLISSPRSAGRRLTVRGEETEVLALTEDAFDGLGAGDVVIFLTPAEVSARWAPVVTARGAVVVDHSAAFRDDPEVPLVVPEINAHAVRTRPRGIVAGPDSVTAAMIAAVGALHAEYALTGLVVSSYQAASAEGRAGAETLRRQTALVAGTELGEHTGDVRRAVGEDTGPFAAPLVLNVVPWSGELRADGWSSHELAVRAEVRRILGLDALPVAVTCVQVPVMTGHSLTVRAGFESVVEVVRAREILEAAPGVVLVDDPAAGEFPTPVDAAGTDPAWVGRVRVSLDDPRALEFFVCADNLRKGVALNATQIAELIAGEFA is encoded by the coding sequence ATGACCGCCGACCGGTCGTCCGCCCCGGCGCTGGCCGTGGTCGGGGCGACCGGAGCGGTCGCTTCGGTACTGCTCCGGATGCTGTCCCAGCGGGCGGACGTCTGGGGCGGTATCCGCCTGATCTCCTCACCGCGCTCGGCCGGGCGACGGCTGACCGTGCGCGGCGAGGAGACCGAGGTGCTCGCCCTCACGGAGGACGCCTTCGACGGCCTCGGCGCGGGCGATGTGGTGATCTTCCTGACCCCCGCCGAGGTGTCGGCCCGCTGGGCGCCCGTGGTCACCGCACGCGGCGCCGTCGTGGTCGACCACTCCGCGGCCTTCCGGGACGACCCCGAGGTGCCGCTGGTGGTGCCCGAGATCAACGCGCACGCCGTACGGACCCGCCCGCGCGGGATCGTCGCCGGGCCGGACTCCGTCACCGCCGCGATGATCGCGGCCGTGGGCGCGCTGCACGCCGAATACGCGCTGACCGGGCTGGTCGTGTCCTCGTACCAGGCCGCGAGCGCCGAGGGCCGGGCCGGAGCCGAGACGCTGCGCCGCCAGACCGCCCTGGTCGCCGGGACGGAACTGGGCGAGCACACCGGCGACGTACGCCGTGCCGTGGGCGAGGACACCGGGCCCTTCGCGGCCCCCCTCGTCCTCAACGTGGTGCCCTGGTCCGGTGAGCTGCGCGCGGACGGCTGGTCCTCGCACGAGCTGGCGGTACGGGCGGAGGTCCGCCGGATCCTCGGACTTGACGCACTTCCGGTGGCCGTGACCTGCGTACAGGTACCGGTGATGACCGGGCATTCGCTGACCGTGCGGGCCGGCTTCGAGAGCGTGGTGGAGGTGGTACGGGCCCGGGAGATCCTGGAGGCGGCCCCCGGAGTGGTCCTCGTGGACGACCCGGCGGCGGGGGAGTTCCCGACCCCGGTGGACGCCGCGGGCACGGATCCGGCCTGGGTGGGCCGGGTGCGGGTGTCCCTCGACGACCCCCGTGCACTGGAGTTCTTCGTCTGCGCGGACAATCTCCGCAAGGGCGTCGCCCTGAACGCGACCCAGATCGCGGAACTGATCGCGGGTGAATTCGCGTAA
- a CDS encoding aspartate kinase encodes MGLVVQKYGGSSVADAEGIKRVAKRIVDAKKDGHQVVVVVSAMGDTTDELIDLAEQVSPMPAGREFDMLLTAGERISMALLAMAIKNLGHEAQSFTGSQAGVITDSVHNKARIIDVTPGRIRTALDEGNIAIVAGFQGVSADSKDITTLGRGGSDTTAVALAAALDAEVCEIYTDVDGVFTADPRVVKKAQKIDWISSEDMLELAASGSKVLLHRCVEYARRYNIPIHVRSSFSGLRGTWVSNENPQGDEPVEHAIISGVAHDVSEAKITVVGVPDKPGEAAAIFRAIADAEINIDMIVQNVSAASTGLTDISFTLPKAEGHKAIDALEKAKGTIGFDSLRYDDQIGKISLVGAGMKTNPGVTASFFQALSDAGVNIELISTSEIRISVVTRQDDVNEAVRAVHSAFGLDSDSDEAVVYGGTGR; translated from the coding sequence GTGGGCCTAGTCGTGCAGAAGTACGGAGGCTCCTCCGTAGCGGATGCCGAGGGCATCAAGCGGGTCGCCAAGCGGATCGTCGACGCCAAGAAGGACGGCCACCAGGTCGTCGTCGTGGTGTCGGCGATGGGCGACACGACGGACGAGCTGATCGATCTCGCCGAGCAGGTGTCTCCGATGCCTGCCGGGCGTGAATTCGACATGCTGCTGACCGCGGGAGAGCGGATCTCCATGGCCCTGCTGGCCATGGCGATCAAAAACCTGGGCCACGAGGCCCAGTCGTTCACCGGCAGCCAGGCAGGCGTGATCACCGACTCGGTCCACAACAAAGCGCGCATCATCGATGTCACGCCGGGCCGGATCCGTACCGCGCTGGACGAGGGCAACATCGCCATCGTCGCCGGTTTCCAGGGTGTCTCCGCGGACAGCAAGGACATCACCACCCTCGGCCGCGGCGGGTCGGACACGACCGCCGTCGCCCTGGCCGCGGCGCTCGACGCCGAGGTCTGCGAGATCTACACCGACGTCGACGGCGTCTTCACCGCGGACCCCCGCGTCGTGAAGAAGGCCCAGAAGATCGACTGGATCTCCTCCGAGGACATGCTGGAGCTGGCCGCGTCCGGCTCCAAGGTGCTGCTGCACCGCTGCGTGGAGTACGCGCGCCGATACAACATCCCGATCCACGTCCGTTCGTCCTTCTCCGGACTGCGCGGCACCTGGGTCAGCAACGAGAATCCGCAAGGGGACGAGCCGGTGGAGCACGCCATCATCTCCGGAGTCGCTCACGACGTCTCCGAAGCCAAGATCACGGTCGTCGGTGTGCCGGACAAGCCGGGCGAGGCCGCGGCCATCTTCCGCGCCATCGCGGACGCCGAGATCAACATCGACATGATCGTGCAGAACGTGTCCGCCGCCTCCACCGGTCTGACGGACATCTCGTTCACCCTCCCCAAGGCCGAGGGCCACAAGGCCATCGACGCCCTGGAGAAGGCGAAGGGCACGATCGGCTTCGACTCGCTGCGCTACGACGACCAGATCGGCAAGATCTCCCTGGTCGGCGCGGGCATGAAGACGAACCCGGGCGTCACCGCCTCGTTCTTCCAGGCCCTGTCCGACGCGGGCGTCAACATCGAGCTGATCTCGACCTCCGAGATCCGCATCTCGGTGGTCACCCGCCAGGACGACGTCAACGAAGCCGTCCGCGCCGTGCACTCGGCCTTCGGCCTCGACTCCGACAGCGACGAGGCCGTCGTCTACGGAGGCACCGGACGATGA
- a CDS encoding DUF5063 domain-containing protein: MSDATLHALGQDPDDFAVQISDQIESFIVAVTEVAKGEDPDSAVPFLLLEVSQLLLAGGRLGAYQDVVPDERYEPDIGPEPGVDELRERFALMLDPVDVYSEVFDPYEPRKAPVAHRISDDLADVVADLRHGLAHYRAGRTTEALWWWQFSYFSNWGSTASATLRALQSLVAHVRLDQPLQELDGLDTDEDLAEDDLAEQAGLVMAQEIAGPLGLRKK; the protein is encoded by the coding sequence ATGTCTGACGCAACGCTGCACGCCCTGGGCCAGGATCCGGACGACTTCGCCGTCCAGATCTCCGACCAGATCGAGTCCTTCATCGTCGCGGTCACCGAGGTGGCCAAGGGCGAGGACCCGGACAGCGCCGTGCCGTTCCTCCTGCTGGAGGTCTCCCAGCTGCTGCTGGCGGGCGGCCGGCTGGGGGCGTACCAGGACGTCGTGCCCGACGAGCGCTACGAGCCGGACATCGGGCCCGAGCCGGGCGTGGACGAGCTGCGCGAGCGGTTCGCGCTGATGCTGGACCCGGTCGACGTGTACTCCGAGGTCTTCGACCCCTACGAGCCGCGCAAGGCGCCGGTCGCGCACCGGATCTCCGACGACCTGGCCGACGTGGTCGCGGACCTGCGGCACGGGCTGGCGCACTACCGGGCGGGCCGCACCACCGAGGCGCTGTGGTGGTGGCAGTTCTCGTACTTCTCCAACTGGGGATCGACGGCCTCGGCCACCCTGCGGGCCCTGCAGTCGCTCGTCGCGCACGTCCGCCTCGACCAGCCCCTGCAGGAGCTGGACGGTCTGGACACGGACGAGGACCTGGCCGAGGACGACCTCGCGGAGCAGGCCGGGCTGGTGATGGCACAGGAGATCGCGGGTCCGCTGGGGCTGCGCAAGAAGTAG
- the recR gene encoding recombination mediator RecR, with the protein MYEGVVQDLIDELGRLPGVGPKSAQRIAFHILQAEPTDVRRLAHALLEVKDKVRFCAVCGNVAQEERCNICRDPRRDLTVICVVEESKDVVAIERTREFRGRYHVLGGAISPIEGVGPDDLSIRELLARLADGAVTELILATDPNLEGEATATYLARMIKPMGLKVTRLASGLPVGGDLEYADEVTLGRAFEGRRLLDV; encoded by the coding sequence TTGTACGAAGGCGTGGTCCAGGACCTGATCGACGAACTGGGCAGGCTGCCCGGCGTCGGGCCCAAGAGCGCGCAGCGGATCGCCTTCCACATCCTGCAGGCCGAGCCCACCGACGTCCGCCGCCTCGCGCACGCGCTGCTGGAGGTCAAGGACAAGGTCCGGTTCTGCGCGGTGTGCGGGAACGTGGCGCAGGAGGAGCGGTGCAACATCTGCCGCGACCCGCGCCGGGACCTGACCGTGATCTGTGTGGTCGAGGAGTCGAAGGACGTCGTCGCGATCGAGCGGACGCGTGAGTTCCGGGGCCGGTACCACGTCCTGGGCGGCGCGATCAGCCCGATCGAGGGCGTCGGACCGGACGACCTGAGCATCCGCGAGCTGCTGGCGCGCCTCGCGGACGGGGCGGTGACCGAGCTGATCCTCGCCACCGACCCGAACCTGGAGGGCGAGGCGACGGCGACGTACCTCGCCCGGATGATCAAGCCCATGGGCCTCAAGGTCACCCGCCTGGCCAGCGGGCTCCCCGTCGGGGGAGACTTGGAGTACGCGGACGAGGTCACGCTCGGGCGGGCCTTTGAAGGAAGGCGACTTCTCGATGTCTGA
- a CDS encoding YbaB/EbfC family nucleoid-associated protein — protein MIPGGGQPNMQQLLQQAQKMQQDLAAAQEELARTEVDGQAGGGLVKATVTGSGELRALVIDPKAVDPEDTETLADLVVAAVQAANENAQALQQQKLGPLAQGLGGGSGIPGLPF, from the coding sequence GTGATCCCCGGCGGTGGCCAGCCCAACATGCAGCAGCTGCTCCAGCAGGCCCAGAAGATGCAGCAGGACCTCGCCGCGGCCCAGGAAGAGCTGGCCCGTACCGAGGTCGACGGCCAGGCGGGCGGGGGTCTGGTCAAGGCCACGGTGACCGGTTCAGGTGAGCTGCGTGCGCTGGTGATCGACCCGAAGGCCGTGGACCCGGAGGACACCGAGACCCTCGCCGACCTGGTGGTCGCGGCGGTCCAGGCGGCCAACGAGAACGCGCAGGCGCTCCAGCAGCAGAAGCTGGGCCCGCTGGCCCAGGGCCTGGGCGGCGGCAGCGGCATCCCCGGTCTCCCGTTCTAG
- a CDS encoding SLATT domain-containing protein, with translation MSQPEMQPEGPPRDPREEDGGPMAAAGDLTGRPFPLGDWGEPAERLDELYRRVEADALRTAGWYLSDRARKRRGARILRAGAAVGALAGAAMPLLELTGSTPGLAAYGYLSLLLAAACLACDRFFGLTSGWMRDVATAQAVQRRLQTLQFDWASENVREVLGPTEGTASEAADRCLSVLRRFQEDVTDLVRSETADWMVEFRSGPAPLVMQSLGVPGSRAEAGVPPARFPLPPGTRPNMPRQRPPEQPR, from the coding sequence GTGAGCCAGCCGGAGATGCAGCCCGAGGGGCCACCCCGGGATCCCCGGGAGGAAGACGGCGGACCGATGGCCGCCGCGGGCGATCTGACCGGCCGGCCCTTCCCCCTCGGGGACTGGGGCGAGCCCGCCGAACGGCTCGACGAGCTGTACCGGCGGGTCGAGGCCGATGCGCTGCGCACCGCCGGGTGGTACCTGTCCGACCGCGCCCGGAAGCGGCGCGGGGCCCGGATCCTGCGGGCCGGGGCCGCCGTCGGCGCGCTCGCCGGGGCCGCGATGCCGCTGCTGGAGCTGACCGGGTCCACGCCGGGGCTGGCGGCGTACGGGTACCTCTCGCTGCTGCTGGCCGCGGCCTGCCTGGCCTGCGACCGGTTCTTCGGGCTGACGTCCGGGTGGATGCGGGACGTGGCGACGGCGCAGGCGGTCCAGCGAAGACTCCAGACGCTCCAGTTCGACTGGGCGTCGGAGAACGTGCGCGAGGTGCTCGGCCCGACCGAGGGCACCGCCAGCGAGGCCGCGGACCGCTGTCTGTCCGTACTGCGGCGCTTCCAGGAGGACGTCACGGATCTGGTCCGCTCCGAGACCGCGGACTGGATGGTGGAGTTCCGCTCGGGTCCGGCGCCCCTGGTCATGCAGTCCCTGGGCGTCCCCGGCAGCCGCGCCGAAGCGGGCGTACCGCCGGCCCGCTTCCCGCTCCCCCCGGGGACCCGCCCGAACATGCCGCGCCAGCGGCCCCCGGAGCAGCCGAGGTGA
- a CDS encoding glycosyltransferase family 2 protein, which translates to MSAPSERLDERTGATWPPPVRLSVILRTGGAPAARTAPLLARLRADLDARAASWPGGGAWELLVVTPEEALPQAPADPQAPDAQDAPQPHADPRVRTAPTLRAAVRASTGRRILFTDTAHAATGLHGLDRLQGDLDDLDHAPGTTAMVSGRHRGPLVRALGIPGPPGFRADTLAFALFDGGRARAAFAASALDGPAVDAEVLRWCRAQGWATVERPVERTEREHRPVREPRRGDRMLGLRFRELFRLNAGGLAVAAFFVALSFLLFHRLWLDLDGAYLRDALQDQNQWEWFVGVTTDNITHLRNPLFTTAQGMPDGVNLMANATMLGLTVPLIPVTLAFGATVTFVLVLTLGMAASGWTWYWLIRRRLVRSRWAAASGGAVAAFAPPMISHANGHPNFVVLFMIPLIIDRALRLCDGSDGGRAVVRDGVLLGLFATYQIFIGEEPLLITALGLVVFALACLVVDRERVREAWRPLGLGVAIALAVCLPLVIYPLYWQFSGPQSYHSVLHGDNAGNSPRALIEFAGRSLFGDPETAGRLSLNTTEQNAFYGWPLLAFGAIVCVWMWRSRLVRALAVTGVVAAVLSLGPLIPVPRTDLTLPGPWRWIIKLPLFESVIEGRVAMVCAPVLGILLALALDRITAAPAREHRRLGLLAVAAVLLPVLPLPLAVRDRAPVPVFITSGAWKDYVKDGESLVAVPLPDPGLADALRWQVKADFGFKLAGGYYNGPWGPDRIGIYGAPPRHLSNLLRDVRYGAEPPAVGPEWQAQARRDLSYWKAGAVVVPEQDRSAELVRTLTDLLGTPPRKVRDVWVWRVGRN; encoded by the coding sequence GTGAGCGCGCCCAGCGAACGCCTCGATGAGCGTACGGGCGCCACCTGGCCGCCGCCGGTCCGCCTCAGCGTGATCCTGCGGACCGGCGGCGCCCCGGCGGCCCGCACCGCCCCGCTCCTGGCCCGGCTGCGCGCGGACCTCGACGCCCGGGCCGCGTCCTGGCCCGGCGGCGGCGCCTGGGAACTGCTGGTCGTGACCCCGGAGGAAGCCCTTCCGCAAGCCCCGGCCGACCCGCAAGCCCCCGACGCCCAGGACGCCCCCCAGCCCCACGCCGACCCCCGCGTCCGGACCGCCCCCACCCTGCGCGCGGCGGTCCGTGCCTCCACCGGGCGCCGGATCCTGTTCACGGACACCGCCCACGCGGCCACCGGCCTGCACGGCCTCGACCGCCTCCAGGGCGACCTGGACGACCTGGACCACGCGCCGGGCACCACCGCGATGGTCTCCGGCCGCCACCGCGGCCCCCTGGTCCGCGCCCTCGGCATCCCCGGCCCGCCCGGCTTCCGCGCCGACACCCTCGCCTTCGCCCTCTTCGACGGCGGCCGGGCCCGCGCCGCCTTCGCCGCCTCGGCCCTCGACGGCCCGGCCGTCGACGCCGAGGTGCTGCGCTGGTGCCGGGCACAGGGCTGGGCGACCGTCGAGCGGCCGGTGGAGCGGACCGAGCGGGAGCACCGGCCGGTCAGGGAACCACGGCGCGGTGACCGGATGCTCGGTCTCCGCTTCCGCGAGCTGTTCCGGCTGAACGCGGGCGGCCTCGCCGTCGCCGCCTTCTTCGTCGCCCTCTCGTTCCTGCTCTTCCACCGCCTCTGGCTCGACCTCGACGGCGCCTACCTGCGGGACGCCCTCCAGGACCAGAACCAGTGGGAGTGGTTCGTCGGCGTCACCACCGACAACATCACCCACCTGCGCAATCCGCTGTTCACCACCGCCCAGGGCATGCCCGACGGCGTGAACCTGATGGCCAACGCGACGATGCTCGGCCTCACCGTCCCGCTGATCCCGGTCACCCTCGCCTTCGGCGCGACCGTCACCTTCGTGCTGGTCCTCACCCTCGGCATGGCCGCCTCCGGCTGGACCTGGTACTGGCTGATCCGCCGCCGGCTGGTGCGCTCCCGCTGGGCCGCCGCCTCGGGCGGCGCGGTCGCCGCCTTCGCGCCGCCGATGATCTCGCACGCCAACGGCCACCCGAACTTCGTCGTCCTGTTCATGATCCCGCTGATCATCGACCGGGCGCTGCGCCTGTGCGACGGCTCCGACGGGGGCCGCGCGGTGGTGCGCGACGGGGTGCTGCTCGGCCTGTTCGCGACGTACCAGATCTTCATCGGCGAGGAGCCGCTGCTGATCACCGCGCTCGGCCTGGTCGTCTTCGCCCTCGCCTGCCTGGTGGTCGACCGCGAGCGGGTCCGCGAGGCCTGGCGCCCGCTGGGTCTCGGTGTGGCCATCGCGCTGGCCGTCTGCCTGCCGCTGGTGATCTACCCGCTGTACTGGCAGTTCTCCGGTCCGCAGAGCTACCACTCGGTGCTGCACGGGGACAACGCGGGGAACAGCCCGCGCGCCCTGATCGAGTTCGCGGGCCGCTCGCTCTTCGGCGACCCGGAGACCGCGGGCAGGCTGTCCCTGAACACCACCGAGCAGAACGCCTTCTACGGCTGGCCGCTGCTCGCCTTCGGCGCGATCGTCTGCGTCTGGATGTGGCGCAGCCGCCTCGTGCGGGCGCTCGCGGTCACCGGTGTCGTGGCGGCCGTCCTGTCGCTGGGCCCGCTGATCCCGGTCCCGCGCACGGACCTGACGCTGCCCGGCCCGTGGCGCTGGATCATCAAGCTGCCGCTCTTCGAGTCGGTCATCGAGGGGCGCGTGGCGATGGTGTGCGCCCCGGTCCTCGGCATCCTGCTCGCCCTCGCGCTGGACCGGATCACGGCGGCGCCCGCGCGCGAGCACCGCCGCCTCGGCCTGCTCGCGGTGGCCGCCGTCCTCCTCCCGGTGCTGCCGCTGCCGCTCGCGGTCCGGGACCGGGCCCCGGTGCCGGTCTTCATCACCTCCGGCGCCTGGAAGGACTACGTCAAGGACGGCGAATCGCTCGTCGCCGTGCCGCTGCCCGACCCGGGCCTGGCCGACGCGCTGCGCTGGCAGGTCAAGGCCGACTTCGGCTTCAAGCTGGCCGGGGGCTACTACAACGGACCGTGGGGCCCCGACCGGATCGGCATCTACGGCGCGCCCCCGCGCCACCTGTCGAACCTGCTGCGGGACGTCCGCTACGGCGCCGAGCCGCCCGCGGTCGGCCCGGAATGGCAGGCGCAGGCCCGCCGGGACCTGTCGTACTGGAAGGCGGGCGCGGTCGTCGTCCCGGAGCAGGACCGCTCCGCGGAACTGGTCCGCACCCTGACGGATCTGCTGGGGACCCCGCCCCGGAAGGTGCGCGACGTCTGGGTCTGGCGGGTGGGCCGGAACTAA
- a CDS encoding GntR family transcriptional regulator, whose amino-acid sequence MPGSGAVTRNTLRQQIADALRDEVLAGRLPPGTEFTVKQIAEQYGVSATPVREALVDLSAQGLLDSVQHRGFRVRIFSVDDFRGMVEARTLIVDGIFRRLVERGTAPGSGEMLVSVRRRAEEARRAALSGSLEVLIGYDLRFWRELSALVGNVYISEFLHRIRVQCWVFAVPYLQREPELHATLWSGHNELVEAVTLADANEVRRLVHAYNQHGLDWASELTAAGA is encoded by the coding sequence ATGCCAGGCAGCGGCGCTGTCACCCGCAACACACTTCGCCAGCAGATCGCGGACGCGCTGCGTGACGAGGTGCTCGCGGGACGCCTGCCGCCGGGCACCGAGTTCACCGTCAAGCAGATCGCCGAGCAGTACGGGGTTTCGGCCACGCCCGTGCGCGAAGCGCTGGTGGACCTCTCCGCGCAGGGGCTGCTGGACTCCGTACAGCACCGCGGGTTCCGGGTGCGGATCTTCTCCGTGGACGATTTCCGCGGCATGGTCGAGGCCCGCACGCTGATAGTGGACGGGATATTCCGCCGTCTCGTCGAGCGCGGTACGGCGCCCGGCTCGGGGGAGATGCTGGTGTCGGTGCGGCGGCGGGCGGAGGAGGCCCGGCGGGCCGCGCTGAGCGGCTCCCTGGAGGTGCTCATCGGCTACGACCTCCGCTTCTGGAGGGAGCTGAGCGCTCTGGTGGGCAACGTCTACATCTCGGAGTTCCTGCACCGCATCCGCGTGCAGTGCTGGGTCTTCGCCGTGCCCTACCTGCAACGGGAGCCGGAACTGCACGCGACGCTGTGGAGCGGCCACAACGAACTCGTCGAGGCGGTGACCCTGGCCGACGCGAACGAGGTGCGCCGCCTGGTGCACGCCTACAACCAGCACGGCCTGGACTGGGCCTCCGAGCTGACGGCGGCGGGCGCGTGA
- a CDS encoding aspartate aminotransferase family protein, with protein MTPHVPHAAPHAVSADPGAGAAVKAADRAHVFHSWSAQALIDPLAVAGAEGSYFWDYEGKHYLDFASQLVNTNIGHQHPKVVAAIQEQAARLCTLAPGFAVDVRSEAARLIAERTPGDLDKIFFTNGGAEAVENAVRMARLHTGRQKVMSAYRSYHGATAAAINLTGDPRRWPSDTASAGVVHFWGPYLYRSAFHAETEEQECERALRHLADTIAFEGPQSIAAVILESVPGTAGIMTPPPGYLAGVRALCDRYGIVFILDEVMSGFGRTGRWFAADHWDVTPDLLCFAKGVNSGYVPLGGVAISGAIAETFATRPYPGGLTYSGHPLACAAAVATIITMAEEGVVEHAAHLGENVIGPALAEIAERHPSVGEVRGLGTFWALELVRDKETREPLVPYNAAGADNAPMAEFAAACKASGLWPFVNMNRTHVVPPCTISEAEAKEGLALLDEALTVADRHAVSA; from the coding sequence ATGACCCCTCATGTCCCGCACGCCGCTCCCCACGCCGTGTCCGCCGACCCGGGCGCCGGTGCGGCCGTCAAGGCCGCCGACCGCGCCCACGTCTTCCACTCCTGGTCCGCCCAGGCCCTGATCGACCCGCTCGCCGTCGCAGGGGCCGAGGGGTCGTACTTCTGGGACTACGAGGGCAAGCACTACCTCGACTTCGCCTCCCAGCTGGTGAACACCAACATCGGCCACCAGCACCCGAAGGTGGTCGCCGCGATCCAGGAGCAGGCCGCCCGGCTGTGCACCCTGGCCCCCGGTTTCGCCGTGGACGTCCGCTCCGAGGCGGCCCGGCTGATCGCCGAGCGCACCCCCGGTGACCTGGACAAGATCTTCTTCACCAACGGCGGCGCCGAGGCCGTCGAGAACGCCGTCCGGATGGCCCGGCTGCACACCGGCCGCCAGAAGGTCATGTCGGCGTACCGCTCGTACCACGGCGCCACCGCCGCCGCGATCAACCTGACCGGCGACCCGCGCCGCTGGCCCTCCGACACCGCCTCGGCCGGTGTCGTGCACTTCTGGGGCCCCTACCTCTACCGCTCGGCCTTCCACGCGGAGACCGAGGAGCAGGAGTGCGAGCGCGCGCTGCGCCACCTCGCCGACACCATCGCCTTCGAGGGCCCGCAGTCCATCGCGGCGGTCATCCTCGAATCGGTGCCGGGCACGGCCGGGATCATGACCCCGCCGCCGGGGTACCTCGCCGGGGTCCGTGCCCTCTGCGACCGCTACGGGATCGTCTTCATCCTGGACGAGGTCATGTCCGGCTTCGGCCGCACCGGCAGGTGGTTCGCCGCCGATCACTGGGACGTCACCCCCGACCTGCTCTGCTTCGCCAAGGGCGTCAACAGCGGCTACGTACCGCTCGGAGGCGTGGCCATCTCCGGCGCGATCGCCGAGACCTTCGCCACGCGCCCCTACCCGGGCGGACTGACGTATTCCGGCCACCCGCTCGCCTGCGCCGCCGCCGTCGCCACCATCATCACCATGGCGGAGGAGGGGGTCGTCGAGCACGCCGCGCACCTGGGCGAGAACGTGATCGGCCCGGCGCTCGCCGAGATCGCCGAGCGCCACCCCTCGGTCGGCGAGGTCCGCGGTCTGGGCACCTTCTGGGCGCTGGAGCTCGTACGGGACAAGGAGACGCGCGAGCCGCTCGTCCCCTACAACGCGGCGGGCGCCGACAACGCGCCGATGGCCGAGTTCGCCGCGGCCTGCAAGGCGTCCGGTCTGTGGCCTTTTGTCAACATGAACCGCACCCATGTCGTCCCGCCGTGCACCATTTCGGAGGCCGAGGCGAAGGAGGGTCTGGCCCTGCTCGACGAGGCCCTCACGGTCGCGGACCGGCACGCCGTATCCGCGTGA
- a CDS encoding nuclear transport factor 2 family protein, whose protein sequence is MEPLNVVAELWERIEARDWDGVGELIAHDAVIEWPVSGERIVGRANFIAVNSDGVTDADGDERSVEVLRILADGDFVVTEVEIPQEHVVYRAVSLWTVRAGEIVEAREYWTSPGQDPAPRWRAGYVEPLVAE, encoded by the coding sequence ATGGAGCCGTTGAACGTAGTTGCAGAACTGTGGGAGCGGATCGAGGCACGCGACTGGGACGGGGTCGGCGAGCTGATCGCGCACGACGCGGTCATCGAGTGGCCGGTCAGCGGGGAGCGGATCGTCGGGCGCGCCAATTTCATCGCCGTGAACAGCGACGGCGTCACGGACGCGGACGGGGACGAGCGGTCCGTGGAGGTGCTGCGGATCCTCGCCGACGGGGACTTCGTCGTCACCGAGGTCGAAATCCCGCAGGAGCACGTCGTGTACCGTGCCGTGTCCCTGTGGACGGTACGGGCCGGGGAGATCGTCGAGGCGCGGGAGTACTGGACCAGCCCGGGCCAGGACCCGGCGCCGCGCTGGCGCGCCGGGTACGTGGAACCGCTGGTCGCGGAGTAG